From a region of the Nitrospira sp. genome:
- a CDS encoding HAD-IA family hydrolase: MSRSIRVVFFDAADTLFHVRGSVAEIYLRHAVQFGFRQKAESPAAITQAFRRAFREAPPPVFAATDPAQIKHSERLWWFDVVHNVFYRVGMFERFDEFFDQVFRAFEDHRSWCLFPETPSALAKLKALDLEIGIISNFDSRLFAVMRGLGIAEAFDTVTISSLTHAAKPAPRIFHVALEKHAVDPEEALHVGDSLKDDVEGARKAGLHAVLLDRERRQEQSGVQTIASLDELFPLLQRLEQ; encoded by the coding sequence GTGAGCCGTTCGATACGAGTTGTATTTTTTGATGCCGCCGACACACTGTTTCATGTGCGTGGGTCTGTCGCGGAGATCTATCTTCGACATGCCGTCCAATTTGGGTTTCGTCAGAAAGCAGAGTCTCCGGCAGCGATCACACAGGCGTTTCGCCGAGCATTCCGCGAAGCCCCACCGCCGGTATTCGCCGCCACTGACCCGGCGCAAATCAAGCACAGTGAACGGCTTTGGTGGTTCGATGTCGTTCATAACGTCTTTTATCGTGTCGGGATGTTCGAACGTTTCGACGAGTTCTTCGATCAGGTCTTTCGCGCGTTTGAAGATCACCGATCCTGGTGCTTGTTTCCGGAAACACCTTCCGCCCTGGCGAAGCTCAAAGCGCTGGATCTGGAGATCGGAATCATCTCGAATTTTGATTCGCGTCTATTTGCCGTGATGCGCGGACTGGGGATTGCCGAGGCGTTCGACACAGTGACGATCTCAAGCCTGACTCATGCGGCAAAACCGGCTCCTCGGATCTTTCATGTCGCGTTGGAGAAACACGCAGTCGATCCCGAGGAAGCTCTGCATGTCGGGGACAGTCTGAAAGACGATGTGGAGGGTGCGCGAAAAGCAGGCCTTCATGCCGTCCTATTGGATCGTGAAAGAAGGCAGGAGCAATCAGGTGTTCAGACCATCGCGAGCCTGGACGAATTATTTCCACTCTTACAGCGGCTCGAGCAATAA
- the nadC gene encoding carboxylating nicotinate-nucleotide diphosphorylase, which translates to MHLPAAEIRRAVRQGLEEDLAHGDVTTSAIFSSRVPAQAKIIAQQSLVVAGMAAAVQTFLMVDPSLRLSVSKRDGDRAKNGEPLLHIEGDGRSILQAERVALNFLQHLSGIATLTQQFCQAVRGYSVSILDTRKTLPGWRALQKWAVSLGGGINHRQSLSDGILIKDNHLALLQRNQRPVERACRLAQAHRSNALPIIVETESLSDVRQALAGKPDIILLDNMAPSMVRRAVALIKKRALVEVSGGITLKNVRAMAASGADRISIGALTHSAPATAISLVLTLSKRSPIRHS; encoded by the coding sequence GTGCACCTTCCTGCGGCAGAGATTCGCCGTGCCGTGCGTCAAGGACTCGAAGAAGATCTGGCTCATGGAGATGTGACGACATCCGCCATCTTCTCATCGCGGGTTCCGGCTCAGGCCAAAATCATTGCTCAACAGTCTCTGGTTGTAGCAGGGATGGCGGCGGCGGTTCAGACGTTTCTGATGGTCGATCCTTCCCTGCGATTGTCGGTTTCCAAACGTGACGGCGACCGGGCCAAGAATGGAGAGCCACTCCTTCATATCGAGGGAGATGGGCGGTCCATCCTCCAGGCCGAGCGGGTTGCCCTGAACTTTCTTCAACATCTGTCCGGTATTGCCACGTTGACGCAACAGTTTTGCCAAGCCGTGCGCGGCTATTCCGTCAGCATTTTGGATACGAGAAAAACCCTTCCCGGCTGGCGCGCGCTGCAGAAATGGGCCGTCTCGCTCGGCGGAGGGATCAATCACCGACAATCATTGAGCGACGGCATTCTCATAAAAGATAACCACCTCGCTCTTCTGCAGCGCAATCAACGGCCGGTTGAACGAGCATGCCGATTAGCTCAGGCTCATCGGTCAAACGCCCTGCCGATTATCGTCGAAACGGAGTCGCTCTCTGATGTTCGACAAGCACTTGCGGGAAAACCCGATATCATCCTGCTGGACAATATGGCTCCAAGCATGGTGAGACGTGCCGTCGCTTTGATCAAAAAACGGGCGCTTGTGGAAGTATCGGGCGGCATCACCCTCAAGAACGTCCGAGCCATGGCGGCATCCGGTGCCGATCGCATTTCGATCGGAGCGCTCACCCATTCAGCCCCGGCAACGGCAATCAGCCTGGTTTTGACCTTGTCGAAACGATCACCAATCCGACACTCCTAA
- a CDS encoding valine--tRNA ligase translates to MTTRQLDKIYDPKAVEDRWSQEWLTHGYFHAALEQPGQPYCIVIPPPNVTGSLHVGHALNHSLQDILIRWRRMQGRNTLWLPGTDHAGIATQNVVEKQLAAEGLSREALGRDRFIERVWQWKATSGDTIVRQQKRLGESCDWARQRFTMDEGLSKAVLEVFVRLYEDGLIYRGERLINWCPRCLTALSDIEVEHEDVKGRLYLIEYPLADDPGTRLTVATTRPETLLGDTAVAVHPEDDRYNHLIGRQIHLPLTGRTIPVVGDAILVDREFGTGAVKITPAHDFNDYEAGERHHLPRLPILDHQALLDASGMQKAGVDRAVIEILQGLPVAKARPKVEELLKERGLLAKVEDHKLSVGKCYRCKTVVEPYLSPQWFVKIKPLAIPAIDAVETGKIRIIPEGWINNYLGWMRDIKDWCISRQIWWGHQIPAWYCLACNAQHIARTTHPSPLSGQSISRTTILPSASPIVAKSAPARCPACGGSEFLRDPDVLDTWFSSGLWPFSTLGWPEQTPELKAYYPTSTLVTSFDILFFWVARMIMFGLKFMGDIPFRDVYIHALVRDAEGQKMSKSKGNVIDPLHVMEQFGTDALRFTLASMASPGRDIKLAEERIEGYRNFANKIWNAARFAHMYLDGPKASCSPTDRPFPDRWIVSRLNQAIQTVTFELEAYRFDRAANALYQFIWHEYCDWYLELIKPVLQDPAHPLGPVTRQTLQDTLDIWLRLLHPFMPFISEEIWQTLPHSGETIVLQPYPSARASQHDAAAEAAFGLLEQGIGLMRTARVLLNYPPGKEVRFFVTHEEPAALATLASMEQDLAHLGRGQVLLTPVLQWPTSKVLRLVSGGITVGVSVEGDVDLKKALDRLVKQVGEADKEAQRLQSKLNNADFVSKAPPEVIADHEGRLRALARDRSMLTSSEQQLRLMLEP, encoded by the coding sequence ATGACAACGCGCCAACTCGACAAAATATACGACCCAAAAGCCGTTGAAGACCGCTGGTCTCAGGAGTGGCTCACACACGGATACTTCCACGCTGCGTTGGAACAACCGGGGCAGCCATATTGCATCGTGATTCCTCCACCCAACGTCACCGGATCACTCCATGTCGGTCACGCGCTCAATCATTCGCTGCAAGATATTCTGATCAGATGGCGGCGTATGCAGGGACGGAACACCCTCTGGCTTCCCGGAACCGATCACGCCGGGATTGCAACCCAAAATGTCGTGGAAAAACAGCTCGCAGCCGAAGGGCTGTCTCGAGAGGCCCTGGGACGGGACCGCTTTATCGAACGGGTTTGGCAATGGAAGGCCACTTCCGGCGACACCATTGTCAGACAACAGAAACGACTCGGCGAATCCTGCGATTGGGCTCGTCAGCGCTTCACGATGGACGAGGGGCTCTCAAAGGCGGTCCTCGAAGTCTTTGTGCGTCTTTACGAGGATGGCTTGATCTATCGCGGCGAGCGCCTCATCAACTGGTGCCCCCGCTGCCTGACCGCGCTCTCGGATATTGAGGTCGAGCATGAGGACGTCAAGGGCAGACTCTATTTGATCGAATATCCGCTCGCCGACGACCCCGGCACCCGACTGACCGTCGCCACCACACGCCCGGAAACCCTGCTTGGCGACACGGCCGTCGCCGTCCATCCTGAAGACGACCGCTACAATCACCTGATCGGTAGACAGATCCACCTGCCGCTTACCGGCAGGACGATTCCGGTCGTCGGTGATGCCATCCTCGTTGACCGCGAGTTCGGCACGGGCGCCGTGAAAATTACGCCGGCTCACGACTTCAACGACTATGAAGCCGGCGAACGCCATCACCTGCCGCGGCTTCCAATCCTCGATCATCAGGCGTTGCTCGATGCCTCCGGAATGCAAAAGGCCGGCGTCGACCGCGCCGTCATCGAGATCCTTCAGGGGCTCCCCGTCGCTAAAGCCCGTCCCAAGGTCGAAGAACTGCTCAAGGAGCGCGGGCTTCTCGCGAAAGTCGAAGACCACAAGCTATCGGTGGGAAAATGCTACCGCTGCAAGACAGTGGTGGAGCCCTATCTGTCGCCGCAGTGGTTCGTGAAGATCAAGCCGCTGGCCATCCCGGCGATCGATGCTGTCGAGACCGGTAAGATTCGGATCATCCCCGAAGGCTGGATCAACAACTATCTTGGCTGGATGCGAGACATCAAAGATTGGTGTATCTCACGGCAGATTTGGTGGGGACATCAGATTCCAGCCTGGTACTGCCTCGCCTGCAACGCACAACATATCGCCCGCACCACCCATCCGTCTCCGCTGTCAGGCCAATCCATTTCACGCACAACGATTCTGCCGAGCGCCTCACCGATCGTCGCGAAGTCTGCACCGGCACGATGTCCGGCCTGCGGAGGATCGGAGTTTCTCCGGGACCCCGATGTCCTGGATACGTGGTTCTCTTCCGGTCTTTGGCCCTTCTCCACACTCGGATGGCCCGAGCAGACACCGGAACTCAAGGCCTATTATCCGACCTCGACCCTGGTGACGAGTTTCGACATTCTGTTTTTCTGGGTCGCCCGCATGATCATGTTCGGACTCAAGTTCATGGGCGATATCCCATTCCGCGACGTCTATATTCATGCTCTGGTGCGCGACGCCGAAGGGCAGAAGATGAGCAAGTCCAAAGGCAACGTCATCGATCCGTTGCATGTCATGGAGCAGTTCGGGACCGATGCGCTCCGATTCACCCTGGCTTCCATGGCCTCACCTGGCCGGGACATCAAACTCGCCGAAGAACGCATCGAGGGGTATCGCAATTTCGCCAATAAGATCTGGAACGCCGCACGGTTCGCCCACATGTATCTCGACGGCCCAAAGGCTTCCTGTTCGCCGACCGATCGTCCGTTTCCCGACCGCTGGATCGTCAGCCGTCTCAACCAGGCGATTCAAACCGTGACGTTCGAACTGGAGGCCTATCGATTCGATCGTGCGGCCAATGCCTTGTACCAATTCATTTGGCACGAATACTGTGATTGGTATCTCGAACTCATAAAGCCGGTCCTGCAAGATCCCGCGCATCCGCTAGGTCCGGTGACCAGACAGACCCTGCAGGACACGCTCGACATTTGGCTTCGTCTGCTCCATCCCTTCATGCCGTTCATCTCGGAAGAGATCTGGCAGACTCTTCCGCACAGCGGCGAGACGATCGTCCTGCAACCCTACCCGTCCGCTCGAGCGTCCCAACATGACGCAGCAGCCGAGGCCGCCTTCGGTCTGCTCGAACAGGGCATCGGTCTCATGCGCACCGCCCGTGTGCTCCTGAATTATCCACCGGGCAAAGAGGTGCGGTTCTTTGTGACGCATGAAGAACCCGCCGCCCTCGCGACACTCGCCTCGATGGAACAAGACCTCGCGCATCTGGGCCGCGGCCAGGTCTTGCTCACACCCGTCCTGCAATGGCCGACGTCAAAGGTGCTCCGGCTCGTTTCCGGCGGCATCACCGTGGGCGTATCCGTCGAAGGCGATGTGGATCTCAAGAAAGCGCTCGACCGCCTCGTGAAACAAGTCGGTGAAGCCGACAAGGAAGCCCAGCGTCTGCAAAGTAAACTGAACAATGCCGACTTCGTCTCCAAGGCTCCTCCAGAAGTGATCGCCGATCACGAAGGTCGTCTACGCGCCCTTGCCCGAGATCGCAGCATGTTGACCAGCAGTGAACAACAATTGCGTCTCATGCTGGAGCCGTGA
- the dnaK gene encoding molecular chaperone DnaK — protein sequence MGKVIGIDLGTTNSCVAIMSGGDPVVIANAEGSRTTPSVVAITDKTERLVGQIAKRQAITNPENTIFSVKRLMGRKFKSREVQEALKRLPYKVVEADNGDAHVELRGKRYSPPEISAMILQKMRQTAEDYLGEKVTEAVVTVPAYFDDSQRQATKDAGQIAGLNVLRIINEPTAASLAYGLDKKKDERIAVYDLGGGTFDISVLEIGEGVFEVKSTNGDTYLGGDDFDQRVMDWLVDEFRKDQGIDLRKDRMALQRLKESAERAKIELSSSQETEINLPFITADASGPKHMVTKLTRAKLEQLVDDLVQRTIEPCRKALSDAGVTAKDIQEIVLVGGMTRMPKVIQVVKDFFGKEPHRGVNPDEVVAIGAGIQGGVLKGEVKDVLLLDVTPLSLGIETLGGVFTKLIERNTTVPTKKSQVFSTAADNQTAVTIRVFQGEREMANDNKLLGQFDLVGIPPAPRGMPQIEVTFDIDANGIVHVSAKDLATQKEQSIKITASSGLSKEEVENLVRDAQSHTEDDKKRRKLAEAKNQADNLVYQTEKNITEYGDKVSAEEKTKIQDAIAAVKKALEGTDAEAIESATQSLMTASHKLAEEMYKKAAASPGPQPGATADGGSTEGAKTDEKVVDAEFEEVDKDKK from the coding sequence ATGGGTAAAGTCATCGGTATCGATCTCGGGACCACCAACTCTTGTGTGGCGATTATGAGCGGCGGAGACCCCGTCGTGATCGCCAACGCCGAAGGGAGCCGGACCACTCCTTCCGTCGTGGCCATCACCGACAAGACTGAACGGCTGGTCGGCCAAATCGCAAAACGGCAAGCCATTACCAATCCGGAAAACACCATCTTCTCGGTGAAGCGCCTGATGGGACGTAAGTTTAAGAGCCGTGAAGTTCAAGAGGCCTTGAAACGGCTTCCTTATAAAGTGGTCGAGGCCGATAACGGCGATGCGCACGTGGAATTGCGCGGCAAACGCTATAGCCCACCGGAAATCTCAGCCATGATTCTGCAGAAAATGCGGCAGACGGCCGAAGATTATCTCGGTGAGAAAGTGACCGAAGCCGTTGTCACGGTTCCCGCCTATTTTGACGACAGCCAACGTCAAGCGACAAAAGATGCCGGCCAAATTGCCGGTCTGAACGTTCTCCGCATCATCAACGAACCGACGGCGGCCTCCCTCGCATACGGCCTAGACAAGAAGAAGGATGAACGGATCGCCGTGTACGATTTGGGCGGCGGGACCTTCGACATCTCCGTCCTCGAAATCGGCGAAGGTGTCTTCGAGGTGAAATCTACCAACGGAGATACGTATCTCGGTGGCGATGACTTCGATCAACGCGTGATGGATTGGCTGGTCGACGAGTTCAGGAAAGACCAAGGCATCGATTTGCGGAAAGACCGGATGGCACTCCAACGCCTGAAAGAATCGGCGGAACGGGCTAAAATCGAATTGTCCTCGTCTCAAGAAACGGAAATCAACCTGCCGTTCATCACCGCCGATGCCAGCGGCCCTAAGCATATGGTCACAAAGCTGACTCGGGCAAAACTCGAACAGCTCGTAGATGACTTGGTCCAGCGCACGATCGAACCCTGCCGCAAGGCCTTGTCTGACGCCGGTGTCACCGCCAAGGATATCCAAGAGATCGTGTTGGTCGGCGGCATGACCCGCATGCCCAAGGTGATTCAGGTCGTCAAGGACTTCTTTGGGAAGGAACCGCATCGTGGAGTCAATCCTGACGAGGTCGTTGCCATTGGAGCCGGAATCCAAGGCGGAGTCCTCAAAGGAGAGGTCAAGGACGTTCTGCTCCTTGATGTCACTCCCTTATCATTGGGCATCGAGACCCTAGGCGGCGTGTTCACCAAACTGATCGAGCGCAATACGACCGTTCCAACCAAGAAGAGCCAAGTGTTCTCGACCGCAGCCGATAATCAAACGGCTGTCACCATCCGGGTATTCCAAGGCGAACGGGAAATGGCCAATGACAATAAGCTTCTTGGGCAGTTCGACTTGGTCGGCATTCCACCGGCGCCTCGCGGCATGCCGCAAATTGAAGTGACGTTCGATATCGATGCCAACGGCATCGTGCACGTCTCAGCTAAGGATTTGGCCACTCAAAAGGAACAATCCATCAAGATCACGGCCTCCAGCGGTCTGAGCAAAGAAGAGGTTGAGAACCTCGTTCGGGATGCTCAGTCGCATACGGAAGACGATAAAAAGCGCCGCAAGCTCGCCGAAGCCAAGAACCAAGCGGATAATCTGGTCTATCAAACAGAAAAAAACATCACGGAATACGGCGACAAGGTTTCCGCTGAGGAAAAGACCAAGATCCAGGATGCCATTGCAGCCGTCAAGAAGGCGCTGGAGGGCACCGATGCCGAGGCAATCGAATCGGCAACTCAGTCGCTCATGACTGCCTCGCATAAATTGGCCGAAGAAATGTACAAGAAAGCCGCTGCATCTCCGGGTCCGCAACCGGGTGCGACGGCGGACGGCGGGAGTACCGAGGGGGCAAAGACCGACGAGAAAGTCGTGGATGCAGAATTTGAAGAAGTAGACAAAGACAAGAAATAG
- a CDS encoding type III pantothenate kinase: MLLAIDIGNTNIVGGIFDGSTLLTHWRLATDPKTTADEYGVLCLSVMARSGRVPEQITGAIISSVVPALTETFESMVETSFRCTPIIVSSEMDTGLTLKYLNPKEIGSDRIVNAAAAYHKFRRDLIIVDFGTATTFCAVSHLGEYLGGVIAPGLSISADALFSRAAKLSKVELARPKTVIGVDTAGSIQAGLVFGYAGLVDTLVRRMEEEMGRTSYVIATGGLAPVIAPEAKSIQHIEPFLTLNGLELLYRRARGASLTQWT, encoded by the coding sequence ATGCTATTGGCGATCGACATCGGAAATACCAACATTGTCGGGGGGATTTTTGACGGATCGACTCTGCTGACCCATTGGCGATTGGCGACCGACCCTAAGACCACAGCCGATGAGTACGGCGTCCTCTGCCTCAGCGTCATGGCGCGAAGCGGCCGTGTCCCCGAGCAAATCACCGGCGCCATCATTTCCAGCGTCGTACCTGCCCTCACGGAAACATTCGAATCGATGGTCGAAACATCCTTTCGCTGCACCCCGATCATTGTCTCATCCGAGATGGACACAGGCTTGACGCTGAAGTACTTGAACCCGAAAGAGATCGGAAGCGACCGTATCGTGAACGCGGCCGCGGCCTATCATAAGTTTCGCCGTGATCTCATCATCGTTGATTTCGGCACAGCCACGACGTTTTGTGCCGTCAGTCACCTCGGCGAATATCTCGGAGGCGTAATCGCTCCGGGCCTCTCGATTTCCGCCGATGCCCTTTTCTCCCGGGCTGCAAAACTGAGCAAGGTCGAGCTCGCTCGGCCTAAGACTGTCATCGGCGTCGATACAGCCGGGAGCATTCAAGCGGGGCTCGTATTCGGTTATGCCGGTCTCGTAGATACCCTAGTCCGGCGGATGGAAGAAGAAATGGGACGTACCTCGTATGTGATCGCCACAGGCGGATTGGCTCCGGTGATCGCTCCAGAAGCGAAGTCAATCCAACATATTGAACCCTTCCTGACCTTGAATGGGCTCGAACTTCTCTATCGCCGCGCCCGGGGCGCCAGTTTGACGCAGTGGACCTGA
- a CDS encoding biotin--[acetyl-CoA-carboxylase] ligase, which produces MSSSTPLSVDDIRSTLATQSLGHSLYVHQDLPSTNKEAYALAQDGAAHGTVVVAESQSGGYGRHGRVWFSPPGLNIYCSVIVRQMGQNLSLSQWLSWVPLVSALAVAEAIQQAVGVSLALKWPNDLLFHERKIGGILCEGIVPLSNEPVVIIGIGLNVNSPPDSFPEALRPIAASLFEASQQPIDRNRLIAQLLLELEQWLGELRSHGPVRLRQAYTTRCTTLGRQVRVLFRDDQEISGTAEAISADGALQVRTLSPQSRSQPMPLIDVRAADVFHLRE; this is translated from the coding sequence ATGTCTTCTTCCACCCCGCTCAGCGTTGACGATATCCGAAGCACCCTCGCGACCCAGTCACTTGGTCATTCCCTGTATGTCCACCAAGACCTCCCCTCGACTAACAAGGAGGCCTATGCTCTCGCTCAGGACGGTGCGGCGCACGGCACTGTTGTGGTCGCAGAGAGTCAATCCGGCGGGTATGGACGACATGGACGGGTCTGGTTTTCTCCGCCAGGACTGAACATCTATTGTTCGGTCATCGTACGTCAAATGGGACAGAACCTCTCCCTTTCGCAATGGCTATCCTGGGTGCCGCTTGTCAGCGCGCTCGCCGTCGCCGAAGCCATTCAACAAGCAGTCGGCGTGTCCCTCGCTCTGAAATGGCCCAACGACCTGCTCTTCCATGAACGCAAAATCGGGGGCATTCTCTGCGAAGGTATCGTCCCTTTGTCCAATGAGCCAGTGGTCATCATCGGAATCGGACTCAACGTGAACTCGCCGCCGGACTCCTTTCCGGAAGCCTTGCGACCGATTGCCGCATCATTGTTCGAAGCTTCCCAGCAGCCGATCGACCGCAATCGCCTCATCGCACAACTGCTGCTGGAACTTGAACAGTGGCTTGGCGAGCTTCGATCCCATGGGCCGGTCCGGCTGCGGCAGGCCTACACCACTCGCTGCACCACACTGGGACGCCAGGTGCGCGTCCTTTTCAGGGACGATCAAGAGATCAGCGGCACCGCAGAAGCAATTTCTGCCGATGGCGCGTTGCAAGTAAGAACCCTGTCACCTCAATCTCGGTCACAACCTATGCCCCTCATCGACGTGCGTGCAGCGGATGTGTTTCATCTGAGAGAGTAG
- the grpE gene encoding nucleotide exchange factor GrpE, with the protein MNDDQDQEKTNANTIDGLEDDSSVKDTTSSSFQDELALKTEECKSANNKYLRLAAEFENYKRLTQRDQRDQIRFGNEQLLKELLPVVDNMERAIKASRTNGGDTALIQGVELTLKQLSGVLAKFGVQAVETTGQEFDPSTHQAVSYVPSDDLPANKVLDEFQKGYRLHDRILRAAMVSVSSGPAHAREHDSATN; encoded by the coding sequence ATGAACGACGATCAAGACCAAGAAAAAACAAACGCCAATACAATCGATGGTTTAGAAGATGATTCTTCCGTAAAGGACACGACGAGTTCCTCATTTCAGGACGAGTTGGCCCTTAAGACTGAAGAATGCAAGTCGGCTAATAATAAGTACCTCCGGCTGGCCGCCGAGTTTGAAAACTACAAACGCCTGACACAACGCGACCAGCGTGACCAAATTAGATTCGGGAATGAACAGCTTTTGAAAGAGCTGTTGCCGGTTGTCGACAATATGGAGCGCGCAATCAAGGCGTCTCGGACAAATGGAGGCGATACGGCATTAATCCAAGGCGTGGAACTGACACTCAAGCAGCTATCCGGCGTCCTTGCGAAGTTCGGCGTACAGGCGGTAGAAACAACCGGCCAGGAGTTCGACCCAAGCACACATCAAGCAGTCTCTTACGTGCCGTCTGACGACCTGCCGGCCAATAAAGTGTTGGACGAGTTTCAAAAGGGTTATCGGTTACACGATAGAATTCTGAGGGCTGCAATGGTCAGTGTCTCGTCAGGCCCGGCCCATGCACGCGAACATGACTCAGCGACGAACTGA
- a CDS encoding response regulator: MPSPIFVVDSSPAVRRMVEQISAPEGFEVVGFQDGPAALEAARRSSPILIIADYHLDNMTFSGFCKEINKLDNLTETFLVSLINPADRPDENHLRTLGVKAFLKKPFQSDDLLEVLKSLQQKPVGASNGKGLTRRAWPPTSTSTDIDDEVASDNLTGDDGQEEPVLNERAASPLASMAAPASHAGPEDAMKGFFDQLVQSMTKRSEQTLADLLPKMIDEKLATHVRPIVQRELQAQLGNIISQEYLTTIIQPLVSQVLPSLIRKELAASEPIIRQAVSDVAKPSIGESVDRLVREGVESGVRLHLPAAVQEQMGTINQLVKDELRQAVEKQVPLLADDLVRAAADQSVERAVQRIVPDVAEQHIKAELKRLIDTEEPSHPSKR; the protein is encoded by the coding sequence ATGCCTTCGCCGATCTTCGTTGTCGACAGCAGCCCCGCGGTCAGACGAATGGTGGAACAGATTTCTGCCCCGGAAGGGTTTGAAGTCGTTGGGTTTCAGGACGGACCGGCTGCCCTCGAAGCGGCTCGGCGAAGCAGCCCTATACTTATCATCGCCGACTACCACCTCGACAACATGACCTTTTCGGGATTCTGCAAAGAGATCAATAAGCTCGACAATCTCACCGAAACGTTCCTTGTGTCGTTGATTAACCCGGCGGATCGTCCTGACGAAAATCATCTCCGTACCTTAGGGGTCAAGGCATTTCTCAAGAAACCTTTTCAATCCGACGACCTGCTGGAAGTCCTCAAATCTCTTCAGCAAAAACCGGTGGGTGCCTCTAACGGCAAAGGGCTCACACGGCGGGCCTGGCCGCCGACGTCAACCTCAACCGACATCGATGATGAGGTCGCGAGCGACAACTTGACGGGTGACGACGGGCAGGAAGAACCTGTTCTGAACGAGCGGGCCGCCTCACCGCTGGCATCAATGGCAGCACCGGCCTCCCATGCCGGGCCGGAAGACGCGATGAAGGGTTTCTTCGATCAGCTCGTGCAATCGATGACCAAACGGAGCGAGCAGACGCTTGCCGATCTGCTGCCCAAAATGATCGACGAGAAACTCGCAACCCATGTTCGGCCTATCGTACAGAGAGAATTGCAGGCTCAGCTCGGAAACATTATTTCTCAGGAATACCTCACGACGATTATTCAACCTCTCGTCTCTCAGGTATTGCCCTCGCTCATTAGAAAAGAACTTGCGGCCAGCGAACCGATCATTCGGCAAGCCGTCTCCGATGTGGCCAAACCTTCCATCGGAGAAAGTGTCGATCGGCTGGTTCGAGAAGGGGTCGAGTCGGGTGTCCGTCTGCACTTGCCCGCCGCTGTGCAGGAACAGATGGGAACGATCAATCAGCTCGTCAAGGATGAGCTACGACAGGCAGTGGAGAAACAGGTCCCATTGCTGGCCGACGACTTGGTGCGAGCCGCCGCCGACCAATCTGTCGAGCGGGCCGTTCAGCGAATCGTGCCTGACGTCGCCGAGCAGCACATCAAGGCGGAACTCAAGCGTCTGATCGATACCGAAGAACCCTCACACCCGTCTAAGCGCTAG
- the dnaJ gene encoding molecular chaperone DnaJ, producing MAPVSKRDYYETLGVDRNVSEDDLKKAYRKLARQHHPDLHTDAHHKKTAEEKFKEINEAYETLSDQEKRKRYDMFGHAGAQQGPAGFDGFDFGRGGFGDVFNDIFEDFFGQTRGGGGTRTERGNDLQYNLEITFEEAVYGKEAKLKIPRWEICIDCKGTGAKSAAAIKTCASCKGAGQLRFQQGFFSVSRPCGQCEGTGHFVTEPCVTCQGRQRVYKERTISVQIPAGIETGMRLRLSNEGEHGPNGGPPGDLYVAITVKPHQIFQRKGLDIACDVPISLVTAVLGGKVEVPTLKGDTVIKVPAGTQHDKVLRIKGLGIPSLKGGGTGDQIYTIKVQIPSKLTPRQKELLTEFAKESGMSMEANGDGFFDKMKTFFE from the coding sequence ATGGCACCTGTGTCGAAACGCGATTACTACGAAACTCTCGGTGTTGATCGGAACGTCTCTGAAGACGATCTGAAGAAAGCGTATCGAAAACTCGCCCGCCAGCACCATCCGGATCTCCACACCGACGCTCACCATAAGAAGACCGCTGAAGAAAAATTCAAAGAAATCAACGAAGCCTATGAAACGCTGAGCGATCAGGAGAAGCGAAAACGCTACGACATGTTCGGTCATGCCGGCGCGCAACAGGGTCCGGCCGGCTTCGACGGATTCGATTTCGGGCGCGGAGGATTTGGAGACGTTTTTAACGATATTTTCGAAGACTTTTTCGGCCAAACTCGAGGAGGAGGGGGAACTCGAACTGAGCGTGGCAACGATCTCCAATACAACCTCGAGATTACGTTTGAGGAAGCCGTCTATGGGAAAGAGGCCAAACTCAAAATTCCGCGTTGGGAAATTTGCATCGACTGTAAGGGGACCGGGGCGAAGTCAGCGGCAGCCATCAAGACATGCGCCAGTTGCAAAGGCGCGGGGCAACTTCGGTTTCAGCAGGGGTTCTTCAGCGTCAGCCGGCCATGCGGCCAATGTGAAGGCACCGGTCACTTCGTGACGGAGCCTTGCGTGACATGCCAGGGCCGCCAACGGGTATACAAAGAGCGCACGATCTCCGTGCAAATTCCAGCCGGTATTGAAACCGGTATGCGACTTCGGCTCTCCAATGAAGGAGAGCATGGCCCCAATGGCGGTCCACCCGGCGATCTCTATGTGGCCATAACCGTTAAGCCTCATCAGATCTTTCAACGAAAAGGCCTCGATATCGCCTGCGACGTCCCGATCAGTCTTGTGACGGCCGTCCTTGGTGGGAAAGTGGAAGTTCCGACCCTCAAGGGAGACACCGTCATCAAGGTGCCGGCCGGTACCCAGCACGACAAGGTCCTTCGGATTAAGGGGCTGGGTATTCCCAGCCTGAAGGGCGGCGGGACAGGCGACCAGATCTATACGATCAAGGTCCAGATTCCTTCTAAACTGACTCCCCGGCAGAAGGAGCTGCTGACAGAGTTCGCCAAAGAGAGCGGCATGTCCATGGAAGCCAACGGCGACGGCTTCTTCGACAAGATGAAGACGTTTTTCGAGTAG